In Gemmobacter sp. 24YEA27, a genomic segment contains:
- a CDS encoding metal ABC transporter permease, producing MFDDLVTRATLAGAGLSLATGPLGCFVIWRRMAYFGDATAHAAILGVALALATDLPVSLGTLVVALAMAVTVAALAVRGWAMDTVLGVLSHSALAFGLVAVSYFPTVRSDLSSWLFGDILVVGSGDLAWIWIGAGLVAALIAWRWQALLTTTLSEDLAHASGLNPARERLVLVVALAVVVAVALKLVGALLIAAMLIIPAASARWLARGPEAMAVLAVGFGMVSVFLGLQLSLWQDTPAGPSVIVAAAGLFALAGIVPGLLARIRPASRQG from the coding sequence ATGTTTGACGATCTGGTAACCCGCGCGACGCTTGCGGGGGCAGGGCTTTCGCTTGCGACCGGCCCGCTTGGCTGTTTCGTCATCTGGCGGCGCATGGCCTATTTCGGCGATGCGACCGCACATGCCGCGATCCTTGGCGTGGCGCTGGCACTGGCGACAGATCTGCCGGTGAGCCTTGGCACCCTGGTCGTGGCGCTTGCCATGGCGGTGACGGTGGCGGCGCTGGCGGTCAGGGGCTGGGCGATGGATACGGTGCTGGGTGTGCTGTCGCATTCCGCGCTGGCCTTTGGCCTGGTGGCGGTCAGCTATTTCCCGACCGTGCGCAGCGATCTGTCCTCCTGGCTTTTCGGCGATATCCTCGTGGTTGGCTCTGGCGACCTGGCCTGGATATGGATCGGCGCGGGGCTTGTGGCGGCGCTGATCGCCTGGCGCTGGCAGGCGCTTCTGACCACGACGCTGAGCGAGGATCTCGCCCATGCTTCGGGCCTTAACCCCGCGCGGGAACGGCTGGTGCTGGTCGTGGCGCTGGCGGTGGTGGTTGCGGTGGCGCTGAAGCTGGTGGGCGCGCTTTTGATTGCGGCCATGCTGATCATCCCGGCGGCAAGCGCGCGCTGGCTGGCGCGCGGACCCGAGGCGATGGCGGTGCTGGCGGTTGGGTTCGGTATGGTCTCGGTCTTTCTGGGGCTGCAGCTCTCGCTCTGGCAGGACACGCCGGCGGGGCCTTCCGTCATCGTCGCGGCGGCGGGGCTCTTCGCGCTGGCGGGGATAGTCCCGGGACTTCTGGCCCGGATCAGGCCCGCATCCCGGCAGGGCTGA
- a CDS encoding metal ABC transporter ATP-binding protein, producing the protein MSAGSLLSATGICIRFGGDEVLHDISLGVEPGEIVTILGPNGSGKSTLLRALLGILPLSKGSITRAPGLRIGYVPQRLVIERTMPLSLRRFLSLPARVTDARAAAALAQVGLDGKGGLQMAALSGGQMQRALLARALLSNPQLLILDEPTQGLDQPGEAAFYRLIEEVRAGTGAAVLMVSHDLHVVMAASDRVICLNGHICCQGTPQVVSTAPEYRALFGMGTHGALALYRHEHDHDHNGPQDHHCGHDHDHPHDHHHHHGNAPHV; encoded by the coding sequence GTGAGTGCGGGCAGTCTGCTCAGCGCGACCGGTATCTGCATCCGTTTTGGCGGCGATGAGGTGCTGCATGACATTTCGCTTGGCGTCGAGCCTGGCGAGATCGTCACCATTCTTGGCCCGAACGGTTCGGGGAAATCGACGCTCCTGCGCGCGCTTCTTGGCATTCTGCCGCTGAGCAAGGGCAGTATCACCCGCGCGCCTGGGCTCCGGATCGGCTATGTGCCGCAGCGGCTGGTGATCGAGCGGACGATGCCGCTGAGCCTGCGGCGCTTTCTGTCGCTGCCCGCGCGTGTGACCGATGCGCGCGCCGCAGCCGCGCTGGCCCAGGTCGGGCTGGACGGCAAGGGGGGCTTGCAGATGGCCGCGCTGTCGGGCGGGCAGATGCAGCGGGCACTGCTGGCGCGGGCGCTGCTGTCCAACCCGCAGCTCCTCATTCTCGATGAACCGACCCAGGGCCTTGACCAGCCGGGCGAGGCGGCTTTTTACCGGCTGATCGAGGAGGTGCGGGCCGGGACCGGTGCTGCCGTCCTGATGGTCAGCCATGATCTGCATGTTGTCATGGCGGCGAGCGACCGGGTGATCTGCCTCAACGGTCATATCTGTTGCCAGGGCACGCCGCAGGTGGTCTCGACCGCGCCGGAATATCGCGCGCTTTTCGGCATGGGCACCCATGGGGCACTGGCGCTCTATCGCCATGAACACGATCATGATCATAACGGGCCGCAGGATCATCACTGCGGCCATGATCACGACCATCCGCATGATCATCACCACCATCACGGAAACGCCCCGCATGTTTGA
- a CDS encoding transcriptional repressor: MAHDHASDCPACQEPAAAFARHDHAHCAQDVLERADGLVALSGARLTPVRRRVLEILLEEHRAMGAYDVLKRLAAEGYGNQPPVAYRALEFLVEQGLAHRVRRLNAFTACMHPGEAHAPAFLICRLCNTVAEAPAATVREALDSAAGLLGFRVERSTVEALGLCPSCQEQAA; the protein is encoded by the coding sequence ATGGCGCATGATCACGCATCAGATTGTCCGGCCTGCCAGGAGCCGGCTGCGGCCTTTGCCCGCCATGATCATGCCCATTGCGCCCAGGATGTGCTGGAACGCGCCGATGGGCTGGTTGCCCTCAGTGGTGCGCGGCTGACGCCGGTGCGGCGGCGGGTTCTGGAGATCCTGCTTGAGGAACATCGCGCCATGGGGGCCTATGATGTGCTCAAGCGTCTCGCGGCCGAGGGCTATGGCAATCAGCCGCCGGTGGCGTACCGGGCGCTGGAATTCCTTGTTGAACAAGGGCTTGCTCATCGGGTGCGGCGTCTGAACGCATTTACCGCCTGTATGCATCCCGGGGAGGCCCATGCGCCCGCTTTCCTGATTTGCCGCCTCTGCAACACGGTGGCCGAGGCCCCGGCAGCGACGGTGCGCGAGGCGCTGGACTCTGCGGCCGGCCTTCTTGGCTTTCGCGTTGAACGCTCGACCGTCGAGGCGCTCGGCCTTTGCCCCAGCTGTCAGGAGCAGGCGGCGTGA
- a CDS encoding zinc ABC transporter substrate-binding protein: MRYIISNTLSSAAILLGSAALLPAAFATAAFAEVPKVVTDIPPVHALVAAVMGDLGQPDLLLEPGASEHHFQLRPSQARALSAADLVVLIGPELTPWIEQPLALRPSGAAVLGLLAAKGTHLQDYGTDGDAEGHDHDHGHDHEHSHEDGHDHGEAADDGHDHGHDHSHEGTDPHAWLDPANGRLWLGVIAAELGRLDPENAVAYQANAAAAAEKITAADTEAQALLAPVKDQPFVSFHDAWGYFTAHYGLSSAGAISPGDASTPGAKHLTELRAKVAAGAVVCLFPEAGQDPVLAERVAENTGVRIGAALDPVGTAMDPGPDLYTLLLTSTARQLAECLSAGPVAQP, encoded by the coding sequence ATGCGTTATATCATATCGAACACCCTTTCCAGCGCCGCCATCCTGCTTGGCAGCGCCGCTCTCCTTCCTGCGGCCTTTGCCACCGCCGCCTTTGCCGAAGTGCCGAAAGTGGTGACCGATATCCCGCCGGTCCATGCGCTGGTCGCAGCGGTGATGGGGGATCTCGGCCAGCCCGATCTTCTGCTGGAACCCGGCGCGTCTGAACATCATTTCCAGCTCCGCCCCTCCCAGGCGCGCGCGCTCTCGGCGGCGGATCTGGTGGTGCTGATCGGGCCGGAGCTGACGCCCTGGATTGAACAGCCGCTCGCGCTGCGGCCGTCCGGCGCGGCGGTGCTCGGCCTCCTCGCGGCAAAGGGCACGCATCTGCAGGACTATGGCACAGACGGCGATGCAGAGGGGCATGATCACGACCACGGCCACGATCATGAGCACAGCCATGAAGACGGACATGACCATGGCGAGGCCGCGGACGACGGTCACGACCATGGCCATGATCACTCCCATGAGGGAACCGACCCGCATGCCTGGCTCGATCCCGCAAATGGCCGGCTCTGGCTCGGGGTGATCGCGGCAGAACTGGGCCGGCTGGATCCGGAGAACGCAGTCGCCTATCAGGCCAATGCCGCCGCTGCCGCAGAGAAAATCACTGCCGCCGATACCGAGGCGCAGGCGCTGCTCGCCCCGGTCAAAGACCAGCCTTTCGTAAGCTTTCACGACGCCTGGGGCTATTTCACCGCGCATTACGGGCTCAGCTCTGCCGGCGCAATTTCGCCGGGGGATGCCAGCACGCCAGGCGCGAAACATCTCACCGAACTGCGCGCGAAAGTCGCCGCCGGAGCGGTGGTCTGCCTTTTCCCCGAGGCCGGACAGGACCCGGTCCTGGCGGAACGGGTGGCTGAAAACACCGGTGTCCGGATCGGCGCCGCGCTTGACCCCGTGGGGACCGCGATGGACCCGGGGCCGGACCTTTATACGCTGCTGCTGACATCGACCGCCCGGCAACTCGCCGAATGCCTGTCGGCAGGCCCCGTCGCGCAACCCTGA
- a CDS encoding adenosine kinase, giving the protein MKKYQVVGIGNAIVDVLSTADDSFLTRTGIEKGIMQLVERERGEFLYDAMDNRREAPGGSVANTIAGLGSLGLSTGFIGRVSDDGLGRFYAQSMADEGTDFVNPPVPGAELPTSRSMIFVSPDGERSMNTYLGVSSELGPEDVSDSVAGGAGILFLEGYLYDKDKGKAAFERAAKLTRQGGGKAGIALSDPFCVDRHRDSFRKLVKDLDYVIGNEHEWASLYETDLSSALEQAAQDAGLVVCTRSGSEVILIRGDEQVVVPVTRVVPVDATGAGDQFAAGFLYGLATGASLEVSGRMGCVAAAEVIGHFGARPEADVLGLFRAAGLVTG; this is encoded by the coding sequence ATGAAGAAATACCAGGTCGTAGGCATCGGAAATGCCATCGTGGATGTACTCTCCACCGCAGATGACAGCTTTCTGACGCGCACCGGCATCGAAAAGGGCATCATGCAGCTGGTCGAGCGCGAGCGGGGCGAGTTTCTCTATGATGCGATGGACAACCGTCGCGAGGCGCCGGGCGGCTCGGTCGCGAATACCATCGCGGGTCTCGGCAGCCTTGGCCTTTCGACGGGCTTTATCGGGCGGGTCAGCGATGATGGCCTTGGTCGCTTCTACGCGCAAAGCATGGCGGATGAGGGTACCGATTTCGTGAACCCGCCGGTGCCGGGCGCAGAGCTTCCGACCTCGCGTTCGATGATCTTCGTCTCGCCCGATGGCGAGCGTTCGATGAACACCTATCTCGGGGTCTCGTCCGAACTGGGGCCGGAAGATGTGTCGGATTCGGTCGCCGGTGGCGCCGGGATCCTGTTCCTCGAGGGCTATCTTTACGACAAAGACAAGGGCAAGGCGGCCTTTGAACGCGCCGCAAAGCTCACCCGTCAGGGCGGCGGCAAGGCGGGGATCGCGCTTTCGGACCCATTCTGCGTCGACCGTCATCGCGACAGTTTCCGCAAGCTTGTGAAAGACCTCGATTACGTCATCGGCAATGAACATGAATGGGCCTCGCTTTACGAGACCGATCTGTCATCGGCGCTGGAACAGGCGGCGCAGGATGCCGGGCTGGTGGTCTGCACGCGCTCTGGCTCCGAAGTGATCCTGATCCGGGGCGATGAGCAGGTGGTGGTGCCGGTCACCCGCGTGGTGCCGGTTGACGCGACCGGGGCAGGGGATCAGTTCGCGGCGGGCTTCCTTTATGGTCTCGCGACCGGAGCCTCGCTCGAAGTGTCAGGCCGGATGGGCTGCGTCGCCGCAGCCGAGGTGATCGGCCATTTCGGCGCACGCCCCGAGGCGGATGTGCTGGGGCTGTTCCGCGCCGCAGGTCTGGTGACCGGCTGA
- the nth gene encoding endonuclease III, whose product MIRQLDYNAMHAVFTRFRETEAEPKGELDHTNAFTLLVAVALSAQATDKGVNRATRELFQIADTPEKMLALGEERLIDHIRTIGLYRNKAKNVIKLSQRLIDEYGGEVPSSRAALVTLPGVGRKTANVVLNMWFRIPAQAVDTHIFRIGNRSGICPGRDETAVERAIEDNVPAEFQQHAHHWLILHGRYICVARNPKCGICPIRDWCLFEEKT is encoded by the coding sequence ATGATACGCCAGCTCGATTATAATGCGATGCACGCCGTCTTCACCCGCTTTCGGGAAACCGAAGCCGAGCCGAAGGGCGAGCTTGATCACACCAACGCCTTCACGCTGCTGGTGGCGGTGGCGTTGTCTGCCCAGGCCACCGACAAGGGCGTGAATCGCGCGACGCGCGAGCTGTTCCAGATCGCCGATACGCCGGAAAAGATGCTCGCGCTTGGCGAAGAGCGCCTGATCGACCATATCAGGACCATTGGCCTTTATCGCAACAAGGCGAAAAACGTCATCAAACTCAGCCAGCGCCTGATCGATGAATATGGCGGCGAAGTGCCGTCCTCGCGCGCGGCGCTGGTGACGTTGCCCGGGGTCGGCCGGAAGACCGCCAATGTCGTGCTGAATATGTGGTTCCGCATTCCGGCCCAGGCCGTCGACACCCATATTTTCCGCATCGGCAACCGCAGCGGCATCTGTCCGGGCCGCGACGAGACCGCCGTCGAGCGCGCCATCGAAGACAATGTCCCCGCCGAATTCCAGCAACACGCGCATCACTGGCTGATCCTGCACGGGCGGTATATCTGCGTCGCGCGAAACCCCAAATGCGGCATCTGCCCCATCAGAGACTGGTGCCTTTTCGAGGAGAAGACATGA
- a CDS encoding OmpA family protein, translating into MTRISILLASVCAIGLSGCVDPNAYPDNPNARSQQGAIMGGLVGAAAGASSGGKGSLGKAAVGGVIGAIAGGAIGATLDQQAAELRSQMSPGVNVTNHGDYLLVNMPQDLLFATDSATLSGSLQGDLRAVAQSLTRYPNSQVQIIGHTDSTGAAAYNLDLSQRRANSVATVLRNNGVPAGRISAIGRGEDVPVASNQTADGRAKNRRVEIYIRPTN; encoded by the coding sequence ATGACCAGGATTTCTATTCTTCTTGCATCGGTTTGCGCCATCGGCCTGTCGGGCTGCGTTGATCCGAATGCCTATCCGGACAATCCCAATGCCCGCTCGCAACAGGGCGCGATCATGGGCGGTCTGGTCGGCGCGGCTGCGGGCGCCAGCTCGGGCGGCAAGGGCAGCCTTGGCAAGGCGGCCGTGGGCGGCGTGATCGGCGCAATCGCGGGCGGCGCCATCGGGGCGACGCTGGATCAGCAGGCGGCCGAGCTGCGCTCGCAGATGTCGCCGGGCGTCAATGTCACCAATCATGGCGATTACCTGCTGGTGAACATGCCGCAGGATCTGCTGTTCGCAACCGACAGCGCCACGCTTTCGGGCTCGCTGCAAGGCGATCTGCGCGCCGTCGCGCAAAGCCTGACGCGCTATCCGAACAGCCAGGTCCAGATCATCGGCCATACCGATTCGACCGGGGCTGCAGCCTATAACCTCGACCTGTCGCAGCGCCGCGCCAACTCGGTTGCGACCGTTCTGCGCAACAATGGCGTGCCGGCGGGCCGGATCTCGGCAATTGGCCGGGGCGAAGATGTGCCGGTGGCCTCGAACCAGACCGCCGATGGTCGTGCAAAGAACCGCCGCGTCGAAATCTATATCCGCCCGACCAACTGA
- a CDS encoding AsmA-like C-terminal region-containing protein → MQDLAGWDRMITKASLNLKFLGVGNSIDEIMRSLKGDGSLTLGKGEVRGLDIAGMLRRLDTSYVGEGQKTIFDGIAGTFTILDGNLTTSDLSLVAPYLTASGAGASGWGTAISTCGCARPPSRETVRAPAA, encoded by the coding sequence ATGCAGGACCTTGCCGGCTGGGACCGGATGATTACCAAGGCGAGCCTCAATCTGAAATTCCTCGGCGTCGGCAATTCCATCGACGAGATCATGCGCAGCCTGAAAGGTGATGGCAGCCTGACACTGGGCAAGGGGGAAGTTCGGGGTCTCGACATCGCGGGTATGCTGCGCCGTCTCGACACCTCTTATGTTGGCGAGGGGCAGAAGACGATTTTCGACGGGATCGCCGGCACATTCACCATTCTGGACGGCAACCTCACCACCAGCGACCTGAGCCTCGTCGCCCCCTACCTGACCGCAAGCGGCGCGGGCGCATCGGGCTGGGGGACCGCGATCTCGACATGCGGCTGCGCCCGACCGCCTTCCCGGGAGACGGTGAGGGCACCGGCGGCGTAA
- a CDS encoding AsmA family protein, giving the protein MRWVWRALAGLAVLVLILVVGVMMIPADRIARLAADQFEKATGRALQIEGEVSPRFWPVLGIKTGPVTIANAAWSDSTVPLFAADSVTIELSASALLGGDVKILGIAWQRPRLQLERSKSGEANWEFQPEPVAITDGAGDTAPAITAPAGPTAFTLERGLISGATLRYIDHGTGQDLVLDGVDAEFSIPDFTGPFTLTARAVASGQPLSISAEGGVFSAFADGRVVPLTLDLTIGQNRIGFVGRGGWAPRAAEGALTASLSDIPALGAAFGTAVSAPPAGFGADRLSVTGQVVLDEKGALYLDRRAILAAILI; this is encoded by the coding sequence ATGCGGTGGGTTTGGCGGGCGCTTGCGGGTCTGGCGGTCCTCGTGCTGATCCTGGTGGTCGGGGTCATGATGATCCCGGCGGATCGGATCGCCCGGCTGGCGGCGGATCAGTTCGAAAAGGCCACCGGCCGCGCCCTGCAGATCGAGGGCGAGGTCTCGCCCCGGTTCTGGCCGGTTCTGGGCATCAAAACCGGCCCGGTCACCATCGCCAATGCCGCCTGGTCCGACAGCACAGTGCCGCTCTTTGCGGCGGACAGTGTGACGATCGAACTCAGTGCCTCGGCGCTCCTCGGGGGCGATGTGAAAATCCTCGGGATCGCATGGCAACGTCCGCGACTGCAACTTGAGCGCAGCAAAAGCGGCGAGGCCAACTGGGAATTTCAGCCCGAGCCAGTCGCCATAACAGACGGGGCCGGGGATACCGCACCCGCCATTACGGCGCCCGCTGGCCCGACCGCCTTCACGCTGGAACGCGGCCTCATCTCCGGTGCGACGCTGCGTTACATCGACCATGGCACGGGCCAGGATCTGGTGCTGGACGGGGTTGATGCCGAGTTTTCCATCCCTGACTTCACCGGGCCCTTCACCCTGACCGCGCGCGCGGTCGCCTCTGGTCAGCCCCTGTCGATCAGCGCCGAAGGCGGGGTGTTTTCCGCCTTTGCCGATGGGCGGGTGGTGCCGCTGACGCTTGATCTGACCATCGGTCAGAACCGGATCGGCTTTGTCGGGCGCGGCGGCTGGGCGCCCCGGGCGGCCGAGGGCGCGCTGACTGCCAGTCTTTCCGATATCCCCGCCCTCGGGGCGGCGTTCGGAACGGCGGTCTCGGCCCCTCCTGCGGGCTTTGGCGCCGACAGGCTTTCCGTGACCGGCCAGGTGGTGCTGGATGAAAAAGGCGCGCTCTATCTTGATCGCCGGGCGATCCTCGCCGCGATCTTGATCTGA
- the rimO gene encoding 30S ribosomal protein S12 methylthiotransferase RimO, translating to MSQNPPLLRPDLARATVPEMARREGQPTIGMVSLGCPKALVDSERILTRLRAEGYAISPDYKGADAVIVNTCGFLDSAKAESLDAIGEALRENGRVIVTGCLGAEPEYITGAHPKVMAVTGPHQYEQVLDAVHGVVPPSPDPFIDLLPASGIRLTPRHFSYLKISEGCDHKCKFCIIPDMRGKLQSRPAKAVLREAEKLVEAGVKELLVISQDTSAYGTDWKGRDEKFPILSLARDLGALGAWVRMHYVYPYPHVRELIPAMAEGLILPYLDIPFQHAHPEVLKRMARPAAASRTLDEIAAWRAACPDIVLRSTFIVGYPGETEAEFQTLLDWLDEAQLDRVGAFKYENVSGARSNSLPDHVPEEVKEERFARFMEKAQAISEAKLAAKIGSRIEVIVDEVDADGATCRTRADAPEIDGNLFIDEEFEGLTPGDIVTVEVDEAGEYDLWGRLV from the coding sequence ATGTCGCAAAATCCTCCGCTCCTCCGCCCTGACCTTGCCCGTGCAACCGTCCCCGAAATGGCGCGCCGTGAGGGGCAGCCGACAATTGGCATGGTCTCGCTCGGATGTCCCAAAGCGCTGGTCGACAGCGAGCGGATCCTGACGCGGCTCCGGGCCGAGGGCTATGCGATCTCGCCTGACTATAAAGGCGCCGATGCGGTGATCGTGAACACCTGCGGGTTTCTGGATTCCGCGAAGGCCGAAAGCCTGGATGCGATTGGCGAAGCCCTGCGCGAGAATGGCCGGGTGATCGTCACCGGCTGTCTGGGGGCCGAGCCCGAATATATCACCGGCGCGCATCCGAAGGTGATGGCGGTGACCGGCCCGCATCAATATGAACAGGTGCTGGATGCGGTGCATGGTGTGGTGCCGCCCTCGCCCGATCCCTTTATTGATCTTTTGCCGGCCTCAGGCATCCGCCTCACGCCGCGGCACTTCTCTTATCTCAAGATTTCAGAGGGTTGCGACCATAAGTGCAAGTTCTGCATCATCCCCGATATGCGCGGGAAGCTGCAGTCACGCCCGGCAAAGGCGGTCTTGCGCGAGGCGGAAAAGCTGGTCGAGGCGGGCGTGAAAGAGCTTCTGGTCATCAGCCAGGACACCTCGGCCTATGGCACCGACTGGAAAGGCCGCGACGAGAAATTCCCGATCCTGAGCCTTGCGCGCGATCTCGGCGCGCTCGGCGCCTGGGTCCGGATGCATTACGTCTATCCCTATCCGCATGTACGCGAGCTGATCCCTGCCATGGCAGAAGGGCTGATCCTGCCCTATCTCGACATCCCCTTCCAGCACGCGCATCCCGAGGTCCTGAAGCGCATGGCGCGGCCCGCGGCGGCCTCGCGGACGCTCGACGAGATTGCCGCCTGGCGCGCCGCCTGCCCCGATATCGTGCTGCGCTCGACCTTTATCGTCGGCTATCCCGGCGAGACCGAAGCAGAGTTCCAGACGCTGCTCGACTGGCTGGATGAGGCGCAGCTCGACCGGGTCGGCGCGTTTAAATACGAGAATGTGAGCGGTGCGCGATCAAACAGCCTGCCCGATCATGTGCCGGAAGAGGTGAAGGAAGAGCGGTTCGCCCGCTTTATGGAAAAAGCCCAGGCGATTTCCGAGGCGAAGCTGGCAGCGAAAATTGGCAGCCGGATCGAGGTGATCGTCGACGAGGTGGACGCCGATGGCGCCACCTGCCGCACCAGAGCAGATGCGCCCGAGATCGACGGCAATCTCTTTATCGACGAGGAGTTCGAGGGGCTTACGCCCGGCGATATCGTCACGGTCGAGGTGGACGAAGCCGGGGAATATGACCTCTGGGGCCGGCTGGTCTGA
- a CDS encoding YigZ family protein, giving the protein MADLPDGGFTLADVIRDRGSRYAVSGGPVAGKAGALAFLTALKRDRKFAKATHNSWAANTLADGPLRNDDGESGAAAIILRMLEREGLQDHIIVVTRWYGGVHLGGDRFSHVTACVRAWFEARREETGR; this is encoded by the coding sequence ATGGCGGATCTGCCGGATGGGGGCTTCACGCTTGCCGATGTGATCCGTGACCGTGGCTCGCGCTATGCGGTGTCGGGCGGGCCGGTGGCGGGCAAGGCGGGTGCGCTGGCCTTTCTGACCGCTTTGAAACGCGACAGGAAATTCGCCAAAGCCACCCATAATTCCTGGGCCGCCAATACACTGGCAGACGGCCCTTTGCGCAATGATGACGGTGAAAGCGGTGCGGCGGCGATCATCCTCAGGATGCTTGAGCGCGAGGGGTTGCAGGACCATATCATCGTCGTCACCCGCTGGTATGGCGGGGTGCATCTGGGCGGCGACCGGTTTTCGCATGTCACCGCCTGCGTCAGGGCCTGGTTTGAGGCGCGGCGCGAAGAGACCGGGCGCTGA
- a CDS encoding M48 family metallopeptidase, which yields MAALRRLGRMPVLAAGLTAAMVLSGCVVPAAYPAGGGPGGTIRQEVLTSNGKPLAANDPILDVAARMTPVVIRYCREKLRRGNCAFQIAVDEDRAQPANAFQTLDDNGRPVIVFTRSLLNLAKNPDELAFVLGHEAAHHIAGHIPRRQDQAMTGAILVGILGQSAGLTGEELKRVQEIGAGLAAQHYSKEFELEADALGAEIALSAGYDPIRGANFFTRLPDPGDRFMGSHPANSERLAVVRATVKRIAGG from the coding sequence ATGGCCGCCCTGCGCCGTCTGGGCCGGATGCCGGTTCTCGCCGCAGGCCTCACAGCTGCCATGGTGCTGTCGGGCTGTGTGGTTCCGGCGGCCTATCCGGCAGGGGGTGGGCCAGGCGGGACCATACGCCAGGAAGTCCTGACCTCGAACGGCAAGCCGCTTGCCGCCAATGATCCGATCCTCGACGTCGCCGCGCGTATGACCCCGGTTGTTATTCGCTATTGCCGCGAGAAGCTGCGCAGGGGCAATTGTGCCTTCCAGATCGCGGTGGATGAAGACCGCGCGCAGCCGGCCAATGCCTTCCAGACGCTTGACGACAATGGCCGCCCCGTGATCGTTTTCACCCGCAGCCTGCTTAATCTGGCGAAGAACCCCGATGAGCTGGCCTTTGTGCTGGGCCATGAGGCGGCGCATCACATTGCCGGCCATATCCCGCGCCGTCAGGATCAGGCGATGACCGGCGCGATCCTTGTTGGAATCCTCGGCCAGTCCGCCGGGCTTACCGGCGAGGAGCTGAAACGTGTCCAGGAGATCGGTGCGGGGCTTGCCGCCCAGCATTATTCCAAGGAATTCGAGCTTGAGGCCGATGCGCTCGGGGCCGAGATCGCCTTGTCGGCGGGCTATGATCCGATCCGGGGCGCGAATTTCTTCACCCGTCTGCCCGATCCCGGCGACCGTTTCATGGGCTCGCATCCCGCGAATTCCGAACGGCTCGCGGTGGTTCGCGCGACGGTGAAGCGGATCGCGGGCGGCTGA
- a CDS encoding DUF167 domain-containing protein: MTLPDLTGMAVSGAEIAVRVTPNARREQLEPGVPVRISVTVVPEDGRATLAARDLLAKAMGVAKSRLTLVRGAKSRDKLFRLD; encoded by the coding sequence ATGACTTTGCCGGATCTGACCGGAATGGCGGTGAGCGGAGCGGAGATCGCGGTAAGGGTAACGCCCAATGCGCGGCGCGAACAGCTGGAGCCCGGCGTGCCGGTCAGGATCAGCGTGACGGTCGTGCCCGAAGATGGCCGCGCAACCCTTGCGGCGCGTGACCTGCTCGCGAAAGCGATGGGCGTGGCCAAATCGCGGCTCACCCTGGTCCGGGGTGCCAAATCACGCGACAAGCTCTTCCGCCTGGACTGA